The nucleotide window GTTGGTGTATCATTGCGTATCTACAAGGACGGTGGGATGCGGCAGATCAGGGCCGTGGACGTCATATGAGAATCATTCTGGGGGTATTGCTGCTTGCGATAGGGATTGCTATCGTATTTTGGGTACCTGTTGTGACCGTTACCATCGCAGTTCTTGGTCAGATCATTGCTGGAGTTGGTATTGGATTGGCGCATCCGATTAGCGGTGTTGTCGCATTTTCCCAAACGGGGGAGGAAGGCGTAGGCCAGACCTCGGCCAATCTGCAATTTGCAGATTCGTTTACACCTGGGGTAGTGATCGGTATTGGTGGTTCCATCCTTGTCGTGTGTCAGGCTGGCGGTATGTCACTTCAATCCGGCTTAATTGTAGCCATGGGGTTCCATCTCTTGTTGATCGTCATGAGTATCATTGCCAGCACTCGGATCTCACCACGCAGATGAATATGAAAGTGGGTGTACAGACCATTGCTCACTGAAGATCCGGATAAACTATTTACAGCTTATCGCATCATCGGAACTAAATGGACGATCCATATTTTATGTGCTCTGTCTCAAGGCCCGAAGAGATTCGGTGAAATATTCGATAACATTCCTTCCATTTCCGAAATGATCCTCTCCAGACGTTTAAAGGGTCTTCAACATGATCATTTGGTCAAAAGAACAATACGGACACGCCCTACACAAATTATTTATGAACTTACGCCAAAAGGAGCTGCTCTTGCAGCATTCATACCCTGTCTAATGGACTGGGATACCAAATTTCAAAATGATACCACCGGGAGGAATAAAAATGATCATTGAGGTCAGTGATACAGCATCGGACAAAATCGTTGAGATCTTATCAAGTGCGGATATCCAAAATGCCTTTCTTAGAGTAGGCGTTGATGAAGGGGGATGCAGTGGTTTATCTTATACCCTTATCGTGGATGAACAGCAGGCAGAAGAAGACACTGTGTTAAATAAAAAGCAATTTAAGATATTGGTTCACGCAAACAGTATTCCATATATTGATGGTCTTGAGATTGATTATGAAGAGAGCGGAATGTTAGGCGGATTCACCATGAATAATCCAAATGCCAAAGTTTCGTGTGGATGCGGGGCTAGTTTCAGAATGGCCAATTATCGTGGCGAAGTGAAAAAATGCGATTAAACTGAAGGAAGGAGTGCAGGGCAATGATTTCATTTGTAGTATCTGATCAAGCGATCGATTCATTTAAGAATGAATGGGATTTGGAAGAGGGCCAATATGTAAGGATTTATGCAAAATATGTCGGAGGAGGCTCTGATGCTTTTACAATTGGCATAAATGCGAGTGCTACACCGGTCGATCCCGCATTAGTTCAATCCATTGGAGGATTTCAATTCTTTGTTAAAAAAACAGATGCATGGATACTGGAGGATGAACTTCTCCAAATTGACTGTAATGAACATGGCATATTTTCAAGCAAAATCTCCTATTGAACATGTGAATCATTTTCTAGAGCACGATTCCACTTTTTAAACATTCAACTTTACAAAGTAGAGAGCTTAATGTATATTCATGGAGTTAAAAGGTTTAATTTACCATAATAACCATCAAATTACGGAGGTGTGGGAGACAAACAATAATCAAATTGGGATTTTTGATGCTCAATACAGGGCAACTACAATTGGTATTATGCTGGTTCTGGCAACCGTAGCTTTCGAAGGACTGGCTATCACAACGATTGCCGCGAAAATGGCACAAAGTTTAGAGGGTATTCATTTATACGGTTGGATCTTCAGCGCATTTTTGTTATCTCAGCTTATTGGAACCTTGGTTATGGGTCAGCAGATTGACAAGCGCGGCGTTTTTACATCCATGCTGATATCTTTTAGTGTTTTTGTATTAGGAACTGTGGTCTCCGCTATTTCTTTCGATATGCACATGCTTATTGCGGGAAGAGCCCTTCAAGGTTTTGGAGCGGGGGCCCTGATCACATGCGTTTATACCTGTGTGACATTACATTATCCAGATACACTTCGTACTCAAATCCTGGCCGCATTCTCCCTGGCATTTGTCCTGCCTACCTTAATCGGACCTTATGCAGCAGGCCTTATAGCTTCCTACATCTCGTGGCGATATGTTTTCTGGATCGTTTTACCCTTGATTGGAATAGCGTTGAGTCTCACATTCCGTTCTTTCCGTAATTTGCAGCTTCAGCAAGATCTGTCAGGTCCGCCACGAGCAACCGACTCAAAGATTATGTATGCGATTCTGCTTGCCGTTGGAACTGGACTGTTACTCACAGGACTTGGTATGATAACCGATTGGAAAGGTATAGTACTCACTTTGGCTGGATTAGTCATCATGATCACACCAATGCGTAAATTGCTGCCTGTGGGCACTTTTTCGGTAAAAAAAGGATTGCCTGCTACTCTGGTTTCGAGAGGCCTATATGTTGCTTGTTATTTTACAACGGAGAGTTTTGTGATCTTGGCGCTAACCGAAGTGAAGGGGTTATCAGCTGACCTTGCTGGCCTCATTGTAGCAGCAGGTTCTCTGAGCTGGTCCGCCGCAGCGTGGTTGCAAGCCAAGCTTGATGCACGAGATCAAGGTCATGCCCGAAAGGGCAGGGTCATAACGGGCATTGGGATTATGATCGTTGGAACTGTACTTGTGATCCTGGCTCTTATTTTGACGGACGGCGGGATTATACTCATCCTTCTCTCACAAATGATTACAGGGTTTGGTGTTGGATTGGCCAACCCTACAACGGCAGCCATTGCTTTACAACATGCCTTGCCCAGGAAAGAGGGAGAAATGTCCGCGAATCTACAATTTGTGGATTCCTTCTATATGGGAGTAAGCATTGGCGTTGGTGGCGCTCTGATTGCCTTGTCCGAAACGTTACAGTGGGGCATATCGACAGGTGTCTTGATCGTGTTAACACTGCAATTACTATGGGTCTTGTTAAGTTTCTTAGCATCACTACGAATTACCCAACTCGTTCATCAAGAACATCATCCAATCAGCCAAGTGAAGGATAACATCTCCATGTAACGGATGACGACCGCGTCGTTAAATACATCATGAAGAACGGGGGGACTAATTGCATTGGGAGGTGGATAAGATGGCACGTGTATTAGTAGTCATTACTCCGGCTGAAGGACATGTGAATCCATCGTTAGGATTAGTTACTCAATTGATAGACAATGGTGAGGAAGTCATCTATGTGTGCACGGAGGAGTACCGTTCCCGAATTGAACAAACCGGTGCCCAGATACTTACCTATCCGTTTCCACAAGATGCCTTCTCTCATGATCCGGTGTTGAAACCCCAGGAGTATAAGCATTCTTATCAGTTCACCTATATGATGGTAAGTATTATCCGGAGGATCATCCCCAATGTGCTGCAGGTGGTAGAGGATCAAAAGTTCGATTATATGATCTTTGATTCCCTGATGGGATGGGGAGGGACTATTCTTGCAGAAAAACTGGGAATTCCTGCGGTGTGCTCGATTGCGTCCTTTGCTTTTGTGGAGCCTCTGGGATCTAACTCAGGTCTGAATGAGACGGAGACAAAGGAGCTTTATGAGGCTACGATGAAGATAACAATGGAGTTAGCCGAAGAGTTTCAAGTGAGTATTCCAGCCATGGAAGAGATTCCGGCCCATGCAGGTCAGTTAAAGCTCGTGTACACCAGCCGTTATTTTCAGCCACAGGCAGACAAGCTGGATGATCGTTTTATTTTCACGGGTCCTTCGATCATAACACGTCAAGATGCTCCTGCCTTCTCGTTCGAGCTGCTTCGTGAACAGTACCCACAAACCGTGTACATTGCGATGGGTACGATCTTAAATAAAAACTTGGATTTCTATCAGCTTTGCTTTGAAGCATTAGGAGATCTACCCGTTAATGTTGTTTTATCTTCGGGAAAATACACGGACA belongs to Paenibacillus sp. FSL H8-0079 and includes:
- a CDS encoding iron-sulfur cluster assembly accessory protein encodes the protein MIIEVSDTASDKIVEILSSADIQNAFLRVGVDEGGCSGLSYTLIVDEQQAEEDTVLNKKQFKILVHANSIPYIDGLEIDYEESGMLGGFTMNNPNAKVSCGCGASFRMANYRGEVKKCD
- a CDS encoding MFS transporter; protein product: MLVLATVAFEGLAITTIAAKMAQSLEGIHLYGWIFSAFLLSQLIGTLVMGQQIDKRGVFTSMLISFSVFVLGTVVSAISFDMHMLIAGRALQGFGAGALITCVYTCVTLHYPDTLRTQILAAFSLAFVLPTLIGPYAAGLIASYISWRYVFWIVLPLIGIALSLTFRSFRNLQLQQDLSGPPRATDSKIMYAILLAVGTGLLLTGLGMITDWKGIVLTLAGLVIMITPMRKLLPVGTFSVKKGLPATLVSRGLYVACYFTTESFVILALTEVKGLSADLAGLIVAAGSLSWSAAAWLQAKLDARDQGHARKGRVITGIGIMIVGTVLVILALILTDGGIILILLSQMITGFGVGLANPTTAAIALQHALPRKEGEMSANLQFVDSFYMGVSIGVGGALIALSETLQWGISTGVLIVLTLQLLWVLLSFLASLRITQLVHQEHHPISQVKDNISM
- a CDS encoding macrolide family glycosyltransferase, translating into MARVLVVITPAEGHVNPSLGLVTQLIDNGEEVIYVCTEEYRSRIEQTGAQILTYPFPQDAFSHDPVLKPQEYKHSYQFTYMMVSIIRRIIPNVLQVVEDQKFDYMIFDSLMGWGGTILAEKLGIPAVCSIASFAFVEPLGSNSGLNETETKELYEATMKITMELAEEFQVSIPAMEEIPAHAGQLKLVYTSRYFQPQADKLDDRFIFTGPSIITRQDAPAFSFELLREQYPQTVYIAMGTILNKNLDFYQLCFEALGDLPVNVVLSSGKYTDMEPLAEQIPPNFIVKPYIAQLDMLQHTDVFITHAGMNSTSEALYYNVPMVMIPLTSDQPLVANRVQELGAGITLNKHNLSETHLREALIEVLHNSQYKRQAYLIGESLRQAGGYKRAAEMIMNRMGSGVELYEF